A window of Polaromonas hydrogenivorans contains these coding sequences:
- a CDS encoding ATP-binding protein: MSNTHSLRKRLLWFVLVAILLAAVLQAVTAYRGALRQADAMFDEHLQQMARSLRGGIPLGLPQAGAEDDPGYDLYVQIWGQDGTQIFRSTRSALPPRAVLGFSDVEAHGNSYRVYTLQTSLQTVQIAQDLSARTARARALALRAVLPFAWLTPLLMLAVWWIIKRSLAPIERTRRVVAGRAADDFSPLEGAGLPDEVRPLVDEINLLFGRVREAFEAQKNFVADAAHELRSPLTALKLQAQTLRRLDADPAAREAGIARLNQGIDRAIRGVEQLLLLAREEAGSGQAAGASARVDLRQVVQLGVADVLPQARHKRIDLGLAGDRPAQAMPEVSGQLEALRILLRNLLENAVKYTPPGGQVDVSLELRQGQPVLTVEDSGPGIAPENRPRVFDRFFRASDTAQETGSGLGLAIVKAIADRHGAVLALDASARLGGLKVEVRFAPARTV, from the coding sequence ATGAGCAACACCCATTCCTTGCGCAAGAGGCTGCTGTGGTTCGTGCTGGTGGCGATTTTGCTGGCGGCCGTGCTGCAGGCCGTCACGGCCTATCGCGGCGCGCTGCGGCAGGCCGATGCGATGTTCGACGAGCACCTGCAGCAGATGGCGCGCTCCTTGCGCGGCGGCATTCCGCTCGGACTGCCGCAGGCCGGGGCCGAAGACGATCCGGGCTATGACCTGTATGTGCAGATCTGGGGGCAGGACGGCACGCAGATTTTCCGCTCCACCCGCTCGGCCCTGCCGCCGCGCGCGGTGCTGGGTTTTTCGGACGTTGAAGCCCACGGCAACAGCTACCGGGTCTATACGCTGCAAACATCGCTGCAAACCGTGCAGATCGCGCAAGACCTGAGCGCCCGCACCGCGCGCGCCCGCGCACTGGCGCTGCGGGCGGTGCTGCCATTTGCCTGGCTCACGCCGCTGCTGATGCTGGCGGTCTGGTGGATCATCAAGCGCTCGCTGGCGCCGATAGAGCGCACGCGCCGCGTCGTCGCCGGCCGCGCCGCCGATGATTTTTCGCCGCTCGAAGGCGCCGGCCTGCCCGACGAGGTGCGGCCGCTGGTCGATGAAATCAATTTGCTGTTCGGCCGCGTGCGCGAGGCCTTTGAGGCGCAGAAGAATTTTGTCGCCGATGCCGCGCATGAACTGCGCTCGCCCCTGACCGCGCTCAAGCTGCAGGCGCAAACCCTGCGCCGCCTGGACGCCGACCCCGCCGCGCGCGAAGCCGGCATTGCGCGCCTCAACCAGGGCATAGACCGGGCGATTCGCGGCGTCGAGCAACTGCTGCTGCTGGCGCGCGAGGAAGCCGGCTCGGGCCAGGCCGCAGGCGCTAGCGCGCGGGTCGATTTGCGCCAGGTCGTCCAGCTGGGCGTGGCCGATGTCCTGCCGCAAGCGCGGCACAAACGGATTGACCTGGGGCTGGCCGGCGACCGGCCGGCGCAGGCCATGCCCGAGGTCAGCGGCCAGCTTGAGGCCCTGCGCATCCTGCTGCGCAACCTGCTGGAAAACGCCGTCAAGTACACCCCGCCGGGCGGCCAGGTCGATGTGTCGCTGGAACTGCGGCAAGGCCAGCCGGTGCTGACAGTCGAAGACAGCGGACCCGGCATCGCGCCGGAAAACCGCCCGCGCGTGTTCGACCGCTTTTTTCGCGCCAGCGACACGGCACAGGAAACCGGCAGCGGCCTGGGGTTGGCCATCGTCAAGGCGATTGCCGACCGGCACGGCGCGGTGCTGGCGCTGGACGCCTCTGCCCGCCTGGGCGGCCTGAAGGTCGAAGTGCGCTTTGCGCCGGCCCGGACGGTTTAA
- a CDS encoding response regulator, translating to MRLLLVEDDAMIGEAVLQVLRAEHYAADWVRDGVMADAALRSEQYDLVLLDLGLPKRDGLDVLRALRARRATVPVLVATARDAVGDRIAGLDAGADDYVVKPYDIDELLARIRALLRRSAGRGEPVFEHKGVSLNPATREATVHGQPVSLSAREWAVLEPLLARPGAVLSRAQLEEKLFSWKDDVSSNAVEVYIHGVRKKLGNEFIQTVRGLGYVVPKE from the coding sequence ATGCGCCTGCTGCTGGTAGAAGACGACGCCATGATCGGCGAGGCGGTGCTGCAGGTGCTTCGCGCCGAGCACTACGCTGCGGACTGGGTGCGCGATGGCGTCATGGCCGACGCGGCGCTGCGCAGCGAGCAGTACGACCTGGTGCTGCTCGACCTGGGCCTGCCCAAGCGCGACGGCCTGGACGTGCTGCGCGCGCTGCGCGCCCGGCGCGCGACCGTTCCCGTGCTGGTCGCCACGGCGCGCGATGCGGTCGGCGACCGCATCGCCGGGCTCGATGCCGGCGCCGACGACTACGTGGTCAAGCCCTATGACATCGACGAGCTGCTGGCGCGCATTCGCGCCCTGCTGCGGCGCAGCGCTGGCCGGGGCGAGCCGGTGTTCGAGCACAAGGGCGTGAGCCTGAACCCGGCCACCCGCGAAGCCACGGTGCACGGCCAGCCGGTGTCGCTGTCAGCCCGCGAATGGGCGGTGCTGGAGCCGCTGCTGGCCCGCCCCGGCGCGGTGCTGTCACGCGCCCAACTGGAAGAAAAACTCTTCAGCTGGAAGGACGATGTCAGCAGCAACGCGGTGGAGGTGTATATCCACGGCGTTCGCAAAAAGCTCGGCAATGAATTCATCCAGACCGTTCGCGGCCTGGGTTATGTGGTTCCCAAGGAATGA
- a CDS encoding ATP-binding protein yields MALIGPRQVGKTTLALQIGEEQNALYLDLEDIQERDKLINAAVFLSAYEDRLVILDEIHRVPDLFLTLRGLIDQGRRRGQRTGRFLLLGSASLDLMRQSGESLAGRISYIDMTPLSVLEVPAEAIENLWVRGGFPDGFLAPGEQQSLSWRKDLLRTYLERDVPMFGARIPAETLRRFWTMLAHNQGSLINASRLAAGLEVSSQTVSRYTDLLVDLLLVRRLQPYHVNVGKRLVKSPKVYIRDSGLLHALLNIADRNALLGHPVVGASWEGFVIENLINAAPAFTVPGFYRTSGGAEIDLLLELPGGERWAIEVKRSRAAKPARGFYEACEDLKPARRFVVHAGLERYPISEDVQAIGVRELADNLSRLEM; encoded by the coding sequence GTGGCCTTGATTGGCCCGCGTCAGGTGGGCAAAACCACCTTGGCGCTCCAGATTGGCGAGGAGCAAAACGCGCTTTACCTTGATCTTGAAGACATTCAAGAACGAGACAAGTTGATTAACGCTGCGGTCTTTTTGTCGGCGTATGAAGACCGGCTTGTGATTCTGGACGAAATTCACCGGGTGCCCGACTTGTTTCTGACCCTGCGGGGCCTGATTGACCAAGGCCGGCGCCGGGGGCAGCGCACCGGGCGCTTCCTGCTGCTCGGCTCTGCATCGCTCGACCTGATGCGCCAAAGCGGCGAAAGTCTGGCCGGGCGTATCAGCTACATCGACATGACGCCGTTAAGTGTTCTGGAGGTGCCCGCCGAAGCGATTGAGAATTTGTGGGTACGCGGTGGCTTTCCTGACGGTTTTCTGGCGCCAGGCGAGCAGCAAAGCCTGAGCTGGCGCAAAGACCTGCTCAGAACTTATCTCGAACGCGACGTGCCCATGTTTGGCGCGCGCATTCCGGCAGAAACCTTGCGCCGGTTCTGGACCATGCTGGCACACAACCAGGGCAGCTTGATCAACGCATCACGCCTGGCCGCAGGCCTGGAAGTCAGCAGCCAGACAGTGAGCCGTTACACCGATTTGCTGGTGGATTTACTGCTGGTGCGACGCCTCCAGCCCTACCACGTCAACGTGGGCAAGCGCCTGGTGAAGTCGCCCAAGGTTTATATCCGTGACAGCGGGTTGCTTCATGCACTGCTCAATATTGCCGACAGGAACGCCTTGCTGGGACACCCGGTGGTCGGGGCAAGCTGGGAAGGCTTTGTCATTGAAAATCTGATCAATGCCGCGCCAGCATTCACCGTGCCGGGGTTTTACCGCACCTCCGGCGGCGCCGAAATTGATCTGCTGCTGGAACTGCCAGGCGGCGAGCGCTGGGCGATTGAAGTGAAACGCAGCCGCGCCGCCAAGCCTGCCCGAGGATTTTATGAAGCCTGTGAAGACCTGAAACCCGCCAGACGTTTTGTGGTTCACGCCGGGCTAGAGCGTTACCCCATCAGCGAAGATGTGCAAGCGATTGGGGTGCGCGAGCTGGCTGACAACTTGTCCCGGCTGGAAATGTAG